One genomic region from Homalodisca vitripennis isolate AUS2020 chromosome 6, UT_GWSS_2.1, whole genome shotgun sequence encodes:
- the LOC124364916 gene encoding uncharacterized protein LOC124364916, with amino-acid sequence MFDTELFINEVSIRPPLWDLKLKDYSNRDLKSKLWIEVARIVLSNWEQMTNEEKNKEVKELQKKWRSLRDCFAREMKNLKLPSGSSQKKKKKYVYFDQLLFLTANNTDRR; translated from the exons atgtttgacaCCGAACTATTTATTAACGAGGTGAGCATCCGTCCTCCACTTTGGGATCTTAAATTAAAGGACTACAGTAACCGTGATTTAAAATCTAAGCTATGGATTGAGGTGGCCAGGATAGTGCTTTCGAACTGGGAGCAGATGACTAAtgaggaaaaaaataaagaag TAAAGGAATTGCAAAAAAAATGGAGATCACTACGAGATTGTTTTGCGAGGGagatgaaaaacttgaaattacctAGTGGCAGTAgccaaaagaagaagaaaaagtatgTGTACTTCGATCAACTGCTGTTCCTCACTGCGAACAACACTGACAGGAGGTaa